The following are from one region of the Magallana gigas chromosome 6, xbMagGiga1.1, whole genome shotgun sequence genome:
- the LOC105345651 gene encoding uncharacterized protein: MINFTMLLLLFVINNVESGRRLIGFNFKSLSPTGHKQCLKMCIAYAECLSVNFSRNRLLCELNSQHETETDQVTVNTSETEDFIYIPRISFSKDTDVQAERCNNVTCPIGKMCIRHSSSKTSCAIARCIQPMPQPYIGSSAELQVDLSAFTGNRKGGNVGENVYFTCPPRTVVMGSPTIKCLANGQWETRPRCQVCLEASDPSGARYWGTKSVTSTGKTCQSWSSQSPHGHSYSEYTGNYCRNNRNDNPKPWCYTTNPSVRWESCDIPNC; the protein is encoded by the exons ATGATCAATTTTACAATGCTCTTACTTTTATTCGTGATTAATAACGTTGAGTCAGGAAGAAGACTCattggttttaatttcaaatcttTGAGTCCAACAGGACACAAGCAGTGCTTGAAaatgtgtattgcttatgcTGAATGTCTCTCGGTCAATTTCAGCAGAAATCGACTGTTGTGTGAGCTGAATTCTCAACATGAAACCGAAACTGATCAAGTCACGGTAAATACCAGCGAAACGgaggattttatttatattcctAGAATATCTTTCTCAAAG GATACCGATGTACAAGCAGAGAGGTGTAACAACGTGACATGTCCAATAGGAAAGATGTGTATTCGACATTCATCGAGCAAGACGTCTTGTGCGATTGCAC GCTGTATCCAACCAATGCCACAACCGTACATCGGATCCAGCGCCGAGTTACAAGTAGATCTGTCCGCCTTTACTGGCAATAGAAAAGGGGGTAACGTTGGAGAAAACGTATACTTCACCTGTCCCCCAAGGACGGTTGTAATGGGTTCTCCCACTATAAAGTGTCTAGCAAATGGTCAGTGGGAAACCCGACCAAGATGCCAAG TATGCCTCGAGGCGTCAGATCCTAGCGGAGCACGTTACTGGGGAACCAAAAGCGTAACCAGTACCGGGAAAACTTGTCAGAGCTGGAGCTCGCAGTCTCCGCACGGTCACAGCTACTCAGAATACACA gGGAACTACTGTAGAAATAATAGAAACGACAACCCTAAGCCATGGTGTTACACGACCAACCCCAGCGTAAGATGGGAAAGCTGTGACATTCCTAATTGTTAA